The following are encoded together in the Pseudomonas maumuensis genome:
- a CDS encoding FecR family protein, with protein sequence MSSQTEQAIREQAAEWVVLEESGPLSPEQQLALAQWCASDPRHAHAYAFAQATWADLGQMASLAPTAPRRAPVECAERPRGRRRPRRWRWAAASSALLLLAILGVDQGPRVLLEWRADYATAAGEVRRVSLPDGSVVDLDGGSAVQLDFDGQQRRVRLLAGEAVFSAAPVSADEPRPFVVEYAGATSQALGTRFVVGEAGDGGWVGMLEHSVEVRLQATPTQGVAHQLLREGQALRYDHAQGIRPWPGPDPQRATDWQRGVLVFERQPLAEVVERLNRYRDGRLMVVDAALAQREVSGVFRLDNLAVAADTLTRELKAKHLQLPGLTLIY encoded by the coding sequence GTGAGCAGCCAGACCGAGCAAGCCATCCGCGAGCAGGCCGCCGAGTGGGTGGTGCTGGAGGAGAGCGGCCCCCTGAGCCCGGAGCAGCAGTTGGCGCTGGCGCAATGGTGCGCCAGCGATCCGCGCCACGCGCATGCCTATGCCTTTGCCCAGGCGACCTGGGCCGACCTTGGGCAGATGGCGAGCCTGGCGCCGACAGCCCCGCGCCGGGCGCCTGTCGAGTGTGCCGAGCGCCCGCGTGGCCGACGCAGGCCAAGGCGGTGGCGCTGGGCGGCGGCAAGCAGTGCGTTGCTGCTGCTGGCAATACTGGGGGTCGATCAGGGGCCCCGGGTGCTGCTCGAGTGGCGTGCCGATTACGCCACCGCAGCTGGCGAAGTACGCCGTGTCAGTCTGCCGGACGGCAGTGTGGTCGACCTCGATGGCGGCAGCGCCGTGCAGCTCGACTTCGATGGCCAGCAACGCCGGGTGCGCCTGTTGGCGGGGGAGGCGGTGTTCAGTGCGGCGCCTGTCAGCGCGGACGAGCCACGTCCCTTCGTTGTCGAATATGCCGGTGCCACCAGCCAGGCACTGGGCACGCGATTCGTGGTGGGCGAGGCGGGTGACGGCGGTTGGGTGGGTATGCTTGAACACAGCGTCGAGGTGCGGCTGCAGGCGACGCCTACCCAGGGAGTTGCCCATCAGCTCCTGCGTGAGGGGCAGGCACTGCGCTACGACCACGCCCAGGGTATCCGGCCCTGGCCAGGCCCCGATCCGCAGCGGGCCACCGATTGGCAACGAGGAGTGTTGGTGTTCGAACGTCAACCCCTGGCCGAGGTGGTCGAGCGCCTGAATCGTTATCGCGATGGCCGCCTGATGGTGGTCGATGCTGCGCTGGCGCAGCGGGAAGTGAGCGGGGTGTTCCGCCTCGACAACCTGGCTGTCGCCGCCGATACCCTCACCCGCGAGCTCAAGGCCAAGCACCTGCAACTGCCGGGCTTGACGTTGATCTATTGA
- a CDS encoding TonB-dependent receptor — translation MGIGMVQAANASSSAKHKVIQFDIPAQPLDSAVLAYAEQSGVQVFFDSRTLAGLQSEGLHGGYSIEEGLHRLLRGMPVRYRFSAPGQVGLERLAEGGQVMELGATHIDSARDGDWVYQTPRSVSVITREQIDKRPPRHAADLLEQTAGVYTAVNQRDPGLSVNIRGVQDYGRVNMNIDGMRQNFSVNGHQQRNGTMFIDPEFVSSVEIDKGSQSGMGGAGVLGGIATFNTLDAREFIGPGKEYGGRVRAGHGIGELGNGTYFNGSGVFAFGNEKGDVLLGMSERHFGDYRAGTRNRDNLGSEMRVRKFYPRAWNNWLESEVGDMDTVTRSNLLKLGLNLAEYQRLQLSYLETDTDSKDAWTWLADDGNAFYYRRSASSDVSAKNVALDYSYAPDNDLIDFKAKLYFVTTRQDRWNNSNTASASSGNLYAPYTDHFQTDTWGLQAQNTSRFYFGQSNSLQFNYGAELFLDTFKPSSDRIPAANEKSNPFVTGADPDGKRAMGSLFGDVTFEHGGWLTLDAGLRYDRYRLTGKTGLTTWMYPQGVTGVDILRERTELMYDVEREEGRFSPTFGIAVKPGLDWLQLYTRWGRGWRPPAVTEAFMSGKPHGGGNEMVYPNPFLKPESSHNWEAGFNVFKESLFREGDRLGMKVAYFDTRIDNFSFLDYSADLPGTDVTGLSLGQSAYQNNLKGTTFRGVEYSLDYDNGRFYTQLSYTHMIGSNDFCSKQLYMGGGTKRVSAGEQWVDMDFGGFTIPVLMPAYSIVDDPALNDKVSCGEIMGNAAYMPSDRGALTAGLRFFDNTLDVGARLRYSAGNGEHLNSQGFGNLEKARWPEYKVYDLYASYWATKQLNIALSLENVTDQAYFVAMGDANNLSLARGRTLTGMLEYRF, via the coding sequence ATGGGAATCGGCATGGTGCAGGCCGCCAACGCCTCCAGCAGCGCCAAGCACAAAGTCATTCAGTTCGACATTCCTGCCCAACCCCTCGACAGCGCCGTACTGGCCTATGCCGAACAGTCCGGGGTACAGGTGTTCTTCGACAGCCGAACCTTGGCCGGCCTGCAGAGCGAGGGGTTGCACGGCGGCTACAGCATCGAGGAAGGGCTGCACCGGTTGCTGCGCGGCATGCCCGTGCGCTATCGCTTCAGTGCTCCGGGCCAAGTGGGCCTGGAGCGCTTGGCGGAGGGCGGCCAGGTCATGGAGCTGGGCGCCACCCATATCGATTCGGCGCGTGACGGCGACTGGGTCTACCAGACGCCACGCTCGGTCAGCGTGATCACCCGCGAGCAGATCGACAAGCGTCCGCCGCGTCACGCCGCCGACCTGCTCGAGCAGACTGCCGGGGTGTACACGGCGGTCAACCAGCGCGACCCCGGGTTGTCGGTGAACATCCGCGGCGTGCAGGACTATGGCCGAGTCAACATGAACATCGATGGCATGCGCCAGAACTTCAGCGTCAACGGCCACCAGCAGCGCAACGGCACGATGTTCATCGACCCGGAGTTCGTCAGCAGTGTCGAAATCGACAAGGGCAGCCAGTCCGGCATGGGCGGCGCGGGCGTGCTGGGTGGTATCGCCACCTTCAATACCCTCGATGCTCGCGAGTTCATCGGGCCGGGCAAAGAATACGGCGGACGCGTGCGCGCCGGGCATGGCATCGGCGAGCTGGGCAATGGCACCTACTTCAACGGCAGTGGTGTGTTTGCCTTCGGCAACGAAAAAGGTGATGTGCTGCTGGGCATGAGCGAGCGCCATTTTGGCGACTATCGTGCAGGCACCCGCAACCGTGACAACCTCGGCAGCGAAATGCGCGTGCGCAAGTTCTACCCTCGGGCCTGGAACAACTGGTTGGAATCCGAAGTCGGCGACATGGATACCGTGACCCGTTCGAATCTGCTCAAGCTGGGCCTGAACCTGGCTGAGTACCAGCGCCTGCAGTTGAGCTACCTGGAGACCGACACCGACAGCAAGGACGCCTGGACCTGGCTGGCCGATGACGGCAACGCGTTCTACTACCGACGTTCGGCCAGCAGCGATGTCAGCGCCAAGAACGTCGCGCTCGACTACAGCTACGCGCCGGACAACGACCTGATCGACTTCAAGGCCAAGCTGTACTTCGTCACCACCCGCCAGGACCGCTGGAACAACAGCAATACCGCCAGTGCCAGCAGCGGCAACCTCTACGCGCCCTATACCGATCACTTCCAGACCGACACCTGGGGGCTGCAGGCGCAGAACACCTCGCGGTTCTACTTCGGCCAGAGCAACAGCCTGCAGTTCAACTATGGTGCCGAACTGTTTCTCGACACCTTCAAGCCCAGCAGCGACCGCATTCCGGCCGCCAACGAGAAAAGCAACCCGTTCGTTACCGGGGCCGACCCAGATGGCAAACGTGCGATGGGTAGCCTGTTTGGCGATGTCACCTTCGAGCACGGTGGTTGGCTGACATTGGATGCGGGCTTGCGTTACGACCGTTATCGGCTCACCGGCAAGACTGGGCTGACCACCTGGATGTACCCCCAGGGTGTGACCGGTGTGGACATCCTCAGAGAGCGTACCGAGTTGATGTATGACGTCGAGCGCGAAGAGGGGCGTTTCTCGCCGACCTTCGGTATCGCGGTCAAACCGGGGCTGGACTGGCTGCAGCTTTATACCCGTTGGGGCCGTGGCTGGCGCCCGCCGGCGGTGACCGAAGCGTTCATGAGTGGCAAGCCTCACGGCGGTGGCAACGAGATGGTCTACCCCAACCCCTTCCTCAAACCAGAGAGTTCGCACAACTGGGAGGCTGGGTTCAATGTGTTCAAGGAGTCGTTGTTTCGCGAGGGTGACCGCCTGGGCATGAAGGTCGCGTACTTCGACACGCGGATCGATAATTTCTCGTTCCTCGACTACAGCGCCGACTTGCCCGGTACCGATGTGACCGGCTTGTCGCTGGGGCAGAGCGCTTACCAGAACAACCTCAAAGGCACCACGTTCCGTGGTGTGGAGTATTCGCTCGACTACGACAATGGGCGTTTCTACACCCAGCTCAGCTACACCCACATGATCGGCAGCAATGACTTCTGCTCCAAGCAGCTGTACATGGGCGGCGGCACCAAGCGGGTGTCGGCGGGAGAGCAATGGGTAGACATGGATTTCGGCGGTTTCACCATTCCCGTGCTGATGCCGGCCTACAGCATCGTCGACGATCCCGCGCTCAACGATAAGGTCAGCTGTGGCGAAATCATGGGCAACGCCGCCTATATGCCGTCCGACCGGGGCGCGCTCACCGCCGGCTTGCGTTTCTTCGACAACACCTTGGATGTCGGCGCCCGCCTGCGCTACAGCGCGGGCAATGGCGAGCACCTGAACAGCCAGGGCTTCGGCAACCTCGAAAAGGCGCGCTGGCCGGAATACAAGGTGTACGACCTGTATGCCAGCTACTGGGCGACCAAGCAGCTGAACATCGCCCTGTCGCTGGAGAATGTCACCGATCAGGCCTACTTCGTGGCCATGGGCGATGCCAACAACCTGTCCCTGGCAAGGGGGCGGACCCTGACCGGCATGCTCGAGTACCGCTTCTGA
- a CDS encoding heme acquisition protein HasA yields the protein MSLSVTYAASFANVTVDQYLSVWATGFKTADHNASNTGGFNEGGTDGSQYAIRGTNGSNYAVIAQSDTQTGLHYVWDAALPAGNNLNHYLYGELDTVTLGNNLLKDASGNYSVQSLAVSFDGLDLSAAQGAGRTGNDVHNVIYNLMQGKTGALETVLDNLLADYGVSTNSTFAQIDAALAAGPVHAASAEAVGVQALPEDLALAA from the coding sequence ATGTCTCTCTCCGTTACCTACGCGGCTTCCTTCGCCAACGTCACCGTCGACCAGTACCTGTCGGTCTGGGCCACCGGTTTCAAGACCGCCGACCACAACGCCAGCAACACCGGCGGCTTCAACGAAGGCGGCACCGATGGCAGCCAGTACGCCATTCGCGGCACCAACGGCTCGAACTACGCCGTGATCGCCCAGAGCGATACCCAGACCGGCCTGCACTACGTCTGGGACGCGGCACTGCCGGCTGGCAACAACCTGAACCACTACCTGTACGGCGAACTGGACACCGTGACCCTGGGCAACAACCTGCTCAAGGACGCCAGCGGCAACTACAGCGTGCAGTCGCTGGCTGTGAGCTTCGACGGCCTGGACCTGAGCGCTGCGCAAGGTGCCGGCCGTACCGGCAACGATGTGCATAACGTCATCTACAACCTCATGCAGGGCAAGACCGGCGCGCTGGAAACCGTGCTCGACAACCTGCTGGCCGACTATGGCGTCTCCACCAACAGCACCTTCGCCCAGATCGACGCGGCCCTGGCTGCCGGCCCGGTTCACGCGGCCTCCGCCGAAGCGGTCGGCGTGCAGGCACTGCCTGAGGATCTGGCCCTCGCGGCCTGA
- a CDS encoding type I secretion system permease/ATPase, which yields MRTAPAAANEVLRALKACRAGLGNVALFTAVINVLMLAPALYMLQVYDRVLSSRNEMTLLMLSLMVLGVFAFMGLLEWLRSQVVIRLGTRMDMDLNPRVFEAAYEASLAGHKGAAGQMLADLTALRQFATGQALFAFFDAPWFPVYLLVMFMFSPWLGLMALVGAVLLAVLAWINERLTQAPFAQAGQLSQQAGLEASANLRNAEVIEAMGMLGAVRQRWARLHHGFLAQQNLGSERTAAVTALTKTVRLALQSLVLGLGAWLAIEQLITPGMMIAGSILMARVLAPIDQLIGAWRQWSGARLAYQRLSELLQAQPARPAGMPLPTPQGKLTVEQVGATQPGSSRLCLHNLGFELPAGESLGIIGPSGSGKSTLARLLVGASAPVSGKVRLDGADLRTWDRGALGQHIGYLPQDVQLFAGSIADNIARLGLVDAQQVVAAAQLAGVHDMILAMPGGYDTLLGEGGMGLSGGQRQRIGLARALYGLPALIVLDEPNSNLDEAGEKALVEAIARLREHKRTLILITHKSSLLAGLDNLLMLKGGQLQAFGPTARVLQDAQRAARPAPVAASSTRNPIGLNVTFGQPRA from the coding sequence ATGCGAACCGCTCCCGCCGCGGCCAATGAAGTGCTGCGGGCGCTCAAGGCCTGCCGTGCCGGGCTTGGCAACGTCGCGTTGTTCACCGCGGTGATCAACGTACTGATGCTGGCGCCGGCGCTGTACATGCTGCAGGTCTACGACCGGGTCTTGTCGTCGCGCAACGAGATGACCCTGCTGATGCTCAGCCTCATGGTGCTCGGGGTGTTCGCCTTCATGGGGCTGCTGGAGTGGTTGCGCAGCCAAGTGGTGATCCGCCTGGGCACGCGCATGGACATGGACCTCAACCCACGGGTGTTCGAGGCCGCCTACGAGGCCAGCCTCGCCGGCCACAAAGGCGCGGCGGGGCAGATGCTCGCCGACCTGACCGCGCTGCGCCAGTTCGCCACCGGCCAGGCGTTGTTCGCCTTTTTCGATGCACCGTGGTTCCCGGTGTACCTGCTGGTGATGTTCATGTTCAGCCCATGGCTGGGCTTGATGGCGCTGGTGGGCGCGGTGTTGCTCGCGGTACTGGCGTGGATCAACGAGCGCCTGACCCAAGCGCCGTTTGCCCAAGCCGGGCAGTTGTCGCAGCAGGCGGGCCTGGAGGCCAGCGCCAACCTGCGCAATGCCGAAGTGATCGAGGCCATGGGCATGCTCGGCGCCGTGCGCCAGCGCTGGGCGCGTTTGCACCACGGCTTTCTGGCTCAGCAGAACCTGGGTAGCGAACGCACTGCGGCGGTTACCGCGCTGACCAAGACCGTGCGCCTGGCCCTGCAGTCGCTGGTGCTTGGCCTTGGTGCCTGGCTGGCCATCGAACAGTTGATTACGCCGGGGATGATGATCGCCGGCTCCATCCTCATGGCCCGCGTGCTGGCGCCGATCGACCAGCTGATCGGCGCCTGGCGCCAATGGAGTGGTGCGCGTCTGGCCTATCAGCGCCTGAGCGAGTTGCTGCAGGCTCAGCCCGCACGCCCAGCCGGCATGCCGTTGCCGACACCGCAGGGCAAGCTCACGGTCGAGCAGGTCGGCGCGACGCAACCGGGCAGCAGTCGCCTGTGCCTGCACAATCTGGGTTTCGAGCTGCCAGCGGGTGAGTCACTGGGGATCATCGGTCCCTCCGGCTCGGGCAAGTCGACCCTGGCGCGCTTGCTGGTCGGCGCCAGCGCTCCGGTCAGTGGCAAGGTGCGCCTGGACGGCGCCGACCTGCGGACCTGGGACCGTGGTGCGCTGGGCCAGCACATCGGCTACCTGCCGCAGGATGTGCAGCTGTTCGCCGGTAGCATTGCCGACAACATCGCCCGTCTGGGCCTTGTCGACGCTCAGCAGGTGGTCGCCGCGGCGCAGCTGGCGGGCGTCCATGACATGATCCTCGCCATGCCGGGCGGCTACGACACGCTGCTGGGGGAGGGCGGCATGGGGCTTTCCGGTGGCCAGCGCCAGCGCATCGGCCTGGCACGTGCGCTGTACGGGCTACCAGCGCTGATCGTGCTCGACGAGCCCAATTCCAATCTCGATGAAGCTGGGGAAAAGGCGCTGGTCGAGGCCATTGCCAGGCTGCGTGAGCACAAGCGCACGCTGATCCTGATCACCCACAAGTCTTCGCTGCTGGCCGGCCTGGACAACCTGCTGATGCTCAAAGGTGGCCAGCTGCAGGCCTTCGGCCCCACCGCCCGGGTGTTGCAGGACGCGCAACGCGCTGCTCGGCCCGCGCCTGTCGCAGCGTCCTCCACCCGCAATCCCATCGGCCTGAACGTCACGTTCGGCCAGCCAAGAGCCTGA
- a CDS encoding HlyD family type I secretion periplasmic adaptor subunit, with product MSIHALSPQKTEASLLSLDEHRPGRVGRWLVLAGFGGFLLWAALAPLDKGVPVSGSVMVAGSRQAVQHPTGGVIEQLLVRDGDTVSAGQVLLRMDATQAQAQVGSLRVQYVNARAGEARLLAERDGRATIAYPEDLQAQANLPWVATVLEGQRQLRGSRAQALDMELGGLRESIAGAEASLQGLQGSLASKQAQRDALDEQLRGLRELARDGYIARNRLLDSERLLAQVNGSIAEDFGSIGRTRRQVLELKLRIGQRQQEYQNEVRQQLAELQASAEDLDNRLRSAEFELAHAQVRAPVAGTVVGLSVFTNGGVIARGQQLMEIVPRDAPLLVDARASVDMIDRLRPGLPVELMFVAFNQSTTPRVDGEVTLVSADRLVDEKTQQPYYQVRIKVSEHGLGQLAGLDIRPGMPVEAFVRTGERSMLNYLFKPLADRVHVALAEE from the coding sequence ATGAGCATCCACGCCCTTTCCCCGCAAAAGACCGAGGCGAGCCTGCTCAGCCTCGATGAACATCGACCTGGCCGTGTCGGTCGTTGGCTGGTGCTGGCAGGCTTCGGCGGTTTCCTGCTGTGGGCTGCGCTGGCGCCCTTGGACAAGGGCGTGCCGGTCAGCGGTAGCGTGATGGTCGCCGGCAGCCGCCAGGCCGTGCAGCACCCCACGGGTGGCGTAATCGAGCAGTTGTTGGTGCGTGACGGTGACACGGTGAGCGCGGGCCAGGTGTTGCTGCGCATGGACGCGACCCAGGCCCAGGCCCAGGTCGGTTCGTTGCGGGTGCAGTACGTCAACGCCCGCGCCGGGGAGGCCCGTCTGCTTGCCGAGCGCGATGGTCGGGCGACGATTGCATACCCCGAAGACCTGCAGGCCCAGGCAAACCTCCCCTGGGTGGCTACGGTGCTGGAAGGGCAGCGCCAGCTGCGCGGCAGCCGGGCCCAGGCGCTGGACATGGAGCTGGGTGGCCTGCGCGAGAGCATTGCCGGTGCCGAGGCCTCGCTGCAGGGGCTGCAAGGTTCGCTGGCCAGCAAGCAGGCCCAGCGCGATGCGCTGGACGAGCAGTTGCGCGGCCTGCGCGAGCTGGCCCGGGACGGCTACATCGCCCGCAATCGCCTGCTCGACAGCGAGCGCCTGCTGGCCCAGGTCAATGGCTCGATCGCCGAGGACTTCGGCAGCATCGGCCGCACCCGGCGCCAGGTGCTGGAGCTGAAGCTGCGTATCGGCCAGCGCCAGCAGGAGTATCAGAACGAAGTGCGTCAACAGCTCGCCGAGCTGCAGGCCAGCGCCGAGGATCTGGACAACCGGCTGCGCAGCGCCGAATTCGAGCTGGCCCATGCCCAGGTGCGCGCCCCGGTGGCCGGCACGGTGGTCGGCCTCAGTGTGTTTACCAACGGTGGAGTCATCGCCCGTGGCCAGCAACTGATGGAGATCGTGCCGCGCGATGCGCCTTTGCTGGTCGATGCGCGAGCCTCGGTGGACATGATCGACCGCCTGCGCCCGGGCTTGCCGGTGGAATTGATGTTCGTGGCGTTCAACCAGAGCACCACGCCGCGGGTGGACGGTGAAGTGACCCTGGTCTCTGCCGACCGCCTGGTGGACGAGAAGACTCAGCAGCCTTATTACCAGGTGCGCATCAAGGTCAGTGAGCACGGCCTTGGGCAACTGGCGGGCCTGGATATCCGCCCCGGGATGCCGGTGGAGGCCTTCGTACGCACCGGTGAGCGCTCGATGCTCAACTATCTGTTCAAGCCACTGGCTGACCGGGTGCATGTCGCCTTGGCCGAGGAATAA
- a CDS encoding TolC family outer membrane protein yields MPVLLRFACPLLLLTSLSAQALDLGDAYALALRNDPTWQGSIAERQAGLENRAIGRAGLLPKLSYRYNRARNDSQVTQRSQFGDVTTQRDYRSYSSTLTLEQPLFDYAAWSDYRRGVAQAALADERYRGRGQELMVRLFGAYSEALFANEQIALAQAQRRTFAEQLTLNERLVKGGEGTRTDVLETRARYELAQAQEIEAGDNLDAALRALQAIIGEPVTVEDLAPMTGDFRVQPLTPARFEPWRELAVAHNAELASQRHGLEVAEQNIERQRAGHLPSLSAYASKGISSSSSESSYNQRYDTDSIGVQLNVPLFAGGGVSASVRQARAQRDAAGFELDAQLRETVNQLRRQFNLCASGTAKIRAYDLAVKAAAALVQATRKSVQGGERVNLDVLDAEQQLFGARRDLAQARHEYLRAWLQLRYLAGVLEAADLNVLNRYFVAHL; encoded by the coding sequence ATGCCTGTACTTTTGCGTTTCGCCTGCCCGCTGCTGCTGCTCACCAGCCTGTCGGCGCAGGCCCTGGACCTGGGTGATGCCTATGCCCTGGCCTTGCGTAACGACCCGACCTGGCAGGGCTCGATTGCCGAGCGGCAGGCCGGGCTCGAAAACCGGGCGATAGGCCGCGCAGGCCTGCTGCCGAAGCTGTCGTACCGCTACAACCGTGCCCGCAACGACTCGCAGGTGACCCAACGCAGCCAGTTCGGCGACGTGACCACCCAGCGCGATTACCGCAGCTACAGTTCGACCCTGACCCTCGAGCAGCCGCTGTTCGACTATGCCGCCTGGAGCGACTACCGCCGGGGGGTGGCTCAGGCCGCGCTGGCCGACGAGCGCTACCGTGGGCGTGGCCAGGAACTGATGGTGCGGCTGTTCGGCGCCTACAGCGAAGCGTTGTTCGCCAATGAGCAGATCGCCCTGGCCCAGGCCCAGCGGCGTACCTTTGCCGAGCAACTGACACTCAACGAACGCCTGGTCAAAGGTGGCGAGGGCACCCGCACCGATGTGCTCGAGACCCGGGCCCGTTATGAGCTGGCCCAGGCCCAGGAGATCGAGGCCGGTGACAATCTCGATGCAGCGTTGCGGGCCCTGCAGGCGATCATCGGCGAGCCGGTAACGGTCGAGGATCTGGCGCCGATGACCGGCGACTTTCGCGTCCAGCCACTGACGCCCGCGCGTTTCGAGCCCTGGCGCGAACTGGCCGTCGCCCACAACGCCGAGCTGGCCAGCCAGCGCCATGGGCTGGAGGTCGCCGAGCAGAACATCGAGCGTCAGCGGGCCGGACATCTGCCTTCGTTGAGTGCCTATGCCAGCAAGGGTATTTCCAGCTCCAGCTCCGAGAGCAGCTACAACCAACGCTACGACACCGACAGCATCGGCGTGCAGCTGAACGTGCCGCTGTTCGCCGGTGGCGGCGTGTCGGCGTCGGTGCGCCAGGCCCGTGCCCAGCGTGATGCCGCAGGCTTCGAGCTGGACGCGCAACTGCGCGAGACGGTCAACCAGTTGCGTCGACAGTTCAATCTGTGCGCCAGCGGCACGGCGAAGATCCGCGCCTACGACCTGGCGGTGAAAGCCGCCGCAGCGCTGGTGCAGGCCACGCGCAAGAGCGTGCAGGGGGGCGAGCGGGTCAACCTCGATGTGCTGGATGCCGAGCAACAGCTGTTCGGCGCCAGGCGTGACCTGGCCCAGGCGCGGCATGAGTACTTGCGGGCGTGGCTGCAGCTGCGGTATCTGGCGGGGGTGCTGGAGGCCGCTGACCTGAATGTGTTGAACCGGTACTTCGTCGCACACCTGTAG
- a CDS encoding nucleobase:cation symporter-2 family protein, which translates to MTTSPSTSPAPRPEDENLGLGANLAYGLQHVLTMYGGIVAVPLILGQAAGLAPAEIGLLIAASLFAGGLATLLQTLGLPFFGCQLPLVQGVSFAGVATMGAILGSQSGGGLQSVLGAVMAASLIGFLITPVFSRITKFFPPLVTGIVITTIGLTLMPVAARWVMGGNSASPEFGSVANIGLAALTFAIVLLLSKLGSASISRLSILLAMVAGTLIAWALGMTDFSKVTEGPIFAFPTPFHFGMPTFHIAAILSMCIVIMVTLVETSADILAVGEIIDTKVDSKRLGNGLRADMASSILAPIFGSFTQSAFAQNVGLVAVTGVKSRYVVATGGVILVVLGLLPIMGRVIAAVPTPVLGGAGIVLFGTVAASGIRTLSKVNYKNNVNLIIVAASLGFGMIPIAAPNFYHNFPSWFETIFHSGISSAAIMAILLNLIFNHFTTGNSENQSVFAAAYERTIQYSDISALRDGDYFKDGKLFDAEGNEVPVMELDEHGNQAPRRKAVAEH; encoded by the coding sequence ATGACCACGTCCCCCAGCACGTCTCCCGCCCCGCGCCCCGAGGACGAAAACCTCGGCCTCGGCGCCAACCTGGCCTACGGGCTGCAGCATGTCCTGACCATGTATGGAGGGATCGTCGCCGTACCCCTGATCCTCGGCCAGGCCGCCGGCCTGGCGCCGGCCGAGATCGGCCTGTTGATCGCCGCCTCGTTGTTCGCCGGTGGCCTGGCGACGTTGCTGCAGACCCTCGGCTTGCCGTTCTTCGGCTGCCAGCTGCCGCTGGTGCAGGGGGTGTCTTTCGCCGGCGTGGCCACCATGGGCGCGATCCTTGGCAGCCAGAGCGGCGGCGGTTTGCAGTCGGTGCTGGGAGCGGTGATGGCGGCCTCGCTGATCGGCTTCCTGATCACTCCGGTGTTCTCGCGTATCACCAAGTTCTTCCCGCCACTGGTAACGGGCATCGTCATCACCACCATCGGCCTGACCCTGATGCCGGTCGCCGCGCGCTGGGTGATGGGCGGCAACAGCGCTTCGCCGGAGTTCGGCAGCGTCGCCAACATCGGCCTGGCGGCACTGACCTTCGCCATCGTCCTGCTGCTGAGCAAGCTGGGCAGTGCGAGCATCTCGCGCCTGTCGATCCTCCTGGCCATGGTCGCCGGCACCCTGATCGCCTGGGCCCTGGGCATGACCGACTTCAGCAAGGTCACGGAAGGCCCGATCTTTGCCTTCCCCACCCCGTTCCACTTCGGCATGCCGACCTTCCACATCGCCGCGATCCTGTCGATGTGCATCGTGATCATGGTGACCCTGGTGGAAACCTCGGCCGACATCCTCGCGGTGGGTGAGATCATCGACACCAAGGTCGACTCCAAGCGCCTGGGCAATGGCCTGCGCGCCGACATGGCATCGAGCATCCTGGCGCCGATCTTCGGTTCGTTCACCCAGAGCGCCTTCGCCCAGAACGTCGGCCTGGTGGCCGTGACCGGCGTCAAGAGCCGCTATGTGGTGGCCACCGGTGGTGTGATCCTGGTGGTGCTGGGCCTGCTGCCGATCATGGGCCGGGTAATCGCCGCGGTCCCCACCCCGGTACTGGGTGGCGCAGGCATCGTGCTGTTCGGCACCGTGGCGGCCAGCGGTATCCGCACCCTGTCGAAGGTCAACTACAAGAACAACGTCAACCTGATCATCGTCGCCGCCTCGCTGGGCTTCGGCATGATCCCGATCGCGGCGCCGAACTTCTACCACAACTTCCCGAGCTGGTTCGAAACCATCTTCCACTCCGGCATCAGCTCGGCGGCGATCATGGCCATCCTGCTGAACCTGATCTTCAACCACTTCACCACCGGCAACTCGGAGAACCAGTCGGTATTCGCCGCGGCCTACGAACGCACCATCCAGTACTCGGACATCTCGGCGTTGCGCGATGGCGACTACTTCAAGGACGGCAAACTGTTCGACGCCGAGGGCAACGAAGTCCCGGTCATGGAGCTGGACGAACACGGCAACCAGGCGCCAAGGCGCAAGGCGGTTGCCGAACACTGA
- a CDS encoding PilZ domain-containing protein produces the protein MTSSQDERRRFQRIAFDAPTELRQGEQRWPVKLLDLSLKGLLIERPHPWDADLTQDFEAIIHLNDKKTRVLMQVELRHEEPSRLGFICLHIDIDSMTHLHRLVELNVGDSTEMMRELRELIED, from the coding sequence ATGACCAGCTCCCAAGACGAACGTCGCCGTTTCCAGCGCATCGCCTTCGATGCCCCCACCGAGCTGCGCCAGGGTGAACAACGCTGGCCGGTGAAACTGCTCGACTTGTCGCTCAAGGGTTTGCTGATCGAACGCCCCCATCCCTGGGATGCCGACCTTACCCAGGACTTCGAAGCGATCATCCACCTGAACGACAAGAAAACCCGAGTGCTGATGCAGGTCGAACTGCGCCACGAGGAGCCGAGCCGCCTGGGTTTCATCTGCCTGCACATCGACATCGATTCGATGACCCATCTGCACCGTCTGGTGGAACTGAACGTGGGTGACAGCACCGAAATGATGCGCGAGCTGCGCGAACTCATCGAAGATTGA